A region from the Candidatus Hydrogenedentota bacterium genome encodes:
- a CDS encoding glycosyltransferase family 39 protein, with amino-acid sequence MDTQDSQNATPRGSRESSSRGKLAFQILSVILVLLVAVLLRVYRIQDESLSRDELACANHLLQPGLIQYMISRAHDDPPEVLPLYFVAQYYWSNIVGPSPLAWRILPLASSLLTLLLLYDFGRRLQGHVAGLVTMLCASCSKLLIFESQELRMYGFTFFFGVLSVYALYRALYEGPRWWWGVHAVASACMAWTHILSLPLLVVFGVFLLATKWREFGLIVRWGIAAAVPVLAIPLYVLTAKETPPNDEMAWLPLPWRARFIDTFLYAFPGSKMDVFDPLAHAIGGVTAAIALAGVFALAGIWLVYRTVLAPPSDCPPDVRVRNREITLLLAIWLVLPPALLYVTSYIVRPCYIERYVYLAAFASYLGVGSAIALIPSRGLRAAAVTLLACLYALLCTDLVRPLRPDFLNGIAYVNENASPSDAFAATDINSRIPVNYYLKHGASPVVSPEEFPEHLIKAVNEGKQAWGVFYAEYPINAQEFEKKLQENGIASEVRVFPGWQDLRVYKLNRATVAPAG; translated from the coding sequence GTGGATACACAAGATTCGCAGAACGCCACACCTCGCGGCTCGCGGGAAAGCAGCTCAAGAGGGAAGCTTGCTTTCCAGATTCTGAGCGTAATCCTTGTGTTGCTTGTTGCGGTATTGCTTCGAGTCTACAGAATTCAGGATGAATCGCTGTCACGCGACGAATTGGCCTGCGCTAACCATCTTCTGCAGCCGGGGCTGATCCAATACATGATCAGCCGCGCCCACGATGACCCCCCCGAGGTCTTGCCGCTGTATTTTGTGGCGCAGTACTATTGGAGCAATATTGTAGGTCCGTCGCCGTTGGCTTGGCGCATCTTGCCGCTCGCTTCCAGTCTTCTTACACTTCTTCTCCTCTATGACTTTGGGCGGCGGCTTCAAGGCCATGTTGCCGGTTTGGTGACGATGCTCTGCGCGAGTTGCTCCAAATTGCTGATTTTCGAGTCGCAGGAACTGCGCATGTACGGATTTACGTTTTTCTTCGGCGTGCTCTCCGTCTATGCACTCTACCGTGCCTTATACGAAGGGCCTCGCTGGTGGTGGGGCGTGCATGCGGTTGCTTCGGCTTGTATGGCCTGGACACATATTCTCTCGCTGCCTCTTCTTGTCGTGTTTGGGGTCTTTCTACTTGCGACGAAGTGGCGCGAATTCGGACTGATCGTTCGTTGGGGCATCGCGGCGGCGGTTCCTGTGTTGGCCATTCCTTTGTATGTTTTGACGGCAAAGGAGACTCCTCCCAATGATGAGATGGCGTGGCTTCCACTGCCATGGAGAGCGCGGTTCATTGATACGTTCCTGTATGCATTTCCAGGGAGCAAGATGGATGTATTCGATCCCTTGGCCCACGCGATTGGCGGGGTGACAGCGGCAATCGCGCTTGCTGGAGTCTTTGCCTTGGCGGGGATATGGCTTGTCTATCGTACTGTGCTGGCGCCTCCGTCCGATTGTCCTCCGGATGTCCGCGTACGCAATCGTGAGATTACCCTGCTTTTGGCGATTTGGCTGGTGCTCCCCCCTGCACTGCTGTATGTGACTTCATATATCGTTCGCCCCTGTTACATCGAGCGCTACGTTTACCTGGCCGCGTTCGCATCTTACCTTGGAGTCGGAAGCGCCATTGCGCTAATTCCGTCTCGTGGGTTGCGCGCCGCAGCCGTAACGCTGCTTGCGTGTCTGTACGCTCTCCTCTGTACCGATCTCGTACGTCCACTGCGCCCGGACTTTCTGAATGGAATAGCTTATGTAAACGAGAATGCGAGCCCGAGCGACGCCTTCGCTGCAACCGACATCAATTCACGGATTCCCGTGAACTACTACCTGAAACATGGCGCATCGCCTGTAGTGTCGCCGGAGGAATTCCCTGAGCACCTGATAAAGGCGGTGAACGAAGGAAAACAGGCTTGG
- a CDS encoding peroxiredoxin → MSTLVTQPAPEFKAQTVMPDNSFAEKTLSELRGNKYAVVFFYPLDFTFVCPSEIIAFDKKIDDFKKRDCEVIGISVDSHFTHLAWKNTERDKGGIGQVKFPLVADLTKQISESYGVLVNGAVALRGLFLIDKSGVVRHALINDLPLGRNVDEALRILDALQFTEKYGEVCPANWRQGEDGMKPTAEGVASYLAKHK, encoded by the coding sequence ATGTCGACCCTGGTGACTCAGCCCGCGCCGGAATTCAAGGCGCAAACCGTGATGCCCGACAATTCGTTTGCGGAGAAGACCTTGTCGGAACTGCGCGGCAACAAGTATGCGGTAGTCTTCTTTTACCCGCTCGATTTCACCTTCGTGTGCCCGTCTGAAATCATCGCCTTCGACAAGAAGATCGATGATTTCAAGAAGCGCGATTGTGAAGTAATCGGCATCTCCGTGGACTCACATTTCACGCACTTGGCGTGGAAGAATACGGAACGCGACAAGGGCGGAATTGGCCAAGTGAAGTTCCCGCTGGTGGCAGACCTTACGAAGCAGATTTCCGAGTCGTACGGCGTGCTTGTCAATGGCGCGGTTGCACTTCGTGGGCTGTTCCTCATCGACAAATCGGGCGTTGTACGTCATGCGCTTATCAACGATCTTCCGCTTGGACGTAACGTGGACGAAGCCCTGCGTATTCTTGACGCGCTTCAGTTCACCGAGAAGTACGGGGAAGTCTGTCCGGCAAACTGGCGCCAAGGCGAAGATGGAATGAAGCCGACTGCGGAAGGCGTTGCGAGTTACCTCGCCAAGCACAAGTAA
- a CDS encoding integration host factor subunit beta, which produces MTKRELVIRVANMLGMTQSDVAKIIEGTFETISRTLAEGNRWELRDFGVFEVKTRASRIGRNPRTGDQVPVPERRVVTFRPGKQMKELIATTVPTATEDSPGSEPPASFAGDSSSAEPPQPLF; this is translated from the coding sequence ATGACCAAGCGCGAACTCGTGATCCGGGTGGCTAACATGTTGGGCATGACCCAAAGCGATGTGGCCAAGATTATCGAGGGCACATTCGAAACCATCTCGCGAACCCTCGCAGAAGGTAACCGCTGGGAATTGCGGGACTTCGGTGTCTTCGAGGTGAAGACAAGGGCCTCTCGGATCGGTCGTAATCCTCGTACTGGTGACCAAGTACCAGTCCCCGAACGCCGTGTGGTGACTTTTCGGCCGGGTAAGCAGATGAAGGAGCTTATCGCTACGACCGTACCGACGGCGACAGAGGATTCGCCCGGTTCGGAGCCGCCAGCTTCTTTTGCGGGTGACTCCAGTTCGGCAGAGCCGCCACAACCCCTTTTCTAG
- the tsaB gene encoding tRNA (adenosine(37)-N6)-threonylcarbamoyltransferase complex dimerization subunit type 1 TsaB translates to MKLLAVDTSTSSLSIAICRQDSVLVEATLECDRRHTERLLATVDWALKEVSLTLADLGALAVTIGPGSFTGLRVGLAAMKGLAVGARLPLIGVLTLDAMARMVGISSGTVCPLLDAKMGEVFGAAYAIQSLSPVKLSPDRVCSVQAFLENAPAEAYYLGDGALLYRSEIARMRPESHILGPLFGAPRASAVAQEARHILESGAVATNPDEVVPVYLRVSQAEQARDRAVVS, encoded by the coding sequence ATGAAATTACTCGCCGTAGACACGTCCACTTCAAGCCTCTCTATCGCCATCTGCCGCCAAGACTCGGTCCTCGTCGAGGCGACCCTGGAGTGTGACCGCCGCCATACCGAGCGCCTGCTTGCTACCGTCGACTGGGCCCTCAAGGAAGTCTCGTTGACCCTGGCTGACCTCGGTGCACTGGCCGTTACGATTGGACCTGGCTCGTTCACTGGACTCCGAGTAGGTCTTGCAGCAATGAAGGGACTGGCTGTGGGCGCGCGGCTTCCGCTGATCGGAGTCCTAACCCTTGATGCCATGGCGCGAATGGTTGGAATCTCGAGCGGAACGGTATGTCCGCTGCTCGATGCCAAGATGGGTGAGGTCTTCGGCGCTGCATACGCCATTCAGTCCCTCTCCCCTGTCAAGCTTTCCCCCGATCGAGTGTGTTCCGTTCAAGCTTTCTTGGAAAATGCACCTGCCGAGGCTTACTACCTTGGCGACGGCGCTCTGCTGTATCGATCGGAGATTGCGCGCATGCGCCCCGAATCTCACATATTGGGCCCCTTGTTCGGCGCTCCGCGCGCATCCGCCGTAGCGCAGGAGGCTCGTCACATTCTTGAGTCTGGTGCCGTGGCGACGAATCCGGACGAAGTGGTCCCCGTATACTTGCGCGTATCCCAAGCAGAGCAGGCGCGCGACAGAGCGGTTGTCTCATGA
- a CDS encoding MaoC family dehydratase N-terminal domain-containing protein, with protein MEATSDSVGAVAKPLTKEITWRHSMNFAAATGDANPMYLDDVREDGIIVPPMLSVALTWPFGEKAEDFWSPDEFPLHLLVHQVHYTEQIEFHRTMKPGDAITINAEVATIQPHRGGTYFVIKFRAFNQAQEPVFTEYAGAILRGVKLLDKGAGQDALPPTPRFHPDGGPIWENHQHVSPLAAHIYDGCADIYNPIHTSRQFAKWVGLPDSIICGTCTLSWAIRDVINAEANADPTRLKRLGCRFTGMVFPGSDVTIRLLGKTEQEDTITNFFEVRNQDGKRAISDGFVVIAK; from the coding sequence ATGGAAGCTACTTCTGATTCTGTTGGTGCAGTCGCCAAACCACTTACTAAAGAGATTACCTGGCGGCATTCGATGAATTTTGCCGCGGCAACCGGTGACGCCAACCCCATGTATCTTGACGACGTCAGGGAAGACGGGATCATTGTCCCGCCTATGCTGAGTGTCGCCTTGACGTGGCCGTTCGGCGAAAAGGCCGAAGATTTCTGGTCGCCAGATGAGTTTCCGCTTCATCTGCTTGTTCACCAGGTCCATTACACCGAGCAGATCGAGTTTCATCGAACGATGAAGCCGGGCGACGCTATCACGATCAACGCCGAAGTGGCAACCATCCAACCGCATCGCGGTGGCACCTATTTCGTCATCAAGTTTCGGGCGTTCAATCAAGCTCAGGAGCCAGTCTTCACCGAATACGCGGGCGCCATCCTGAGAGGCGTTAAACTGCTCGACAAGGGTGCAGGCCAGGACGCGCTTCCCCCTACTCCGCGCTTTCACCCGGACGGCGGTCCAATCTGGGAGAATCACCAACACGTGAGTCCGCTTGCCGCGCACATCTACGATGGGTGTGCGGATATCTATAACCCCATTCACACCTCGCGGCAATTCGCCAAATGGGTCGGCTTGCCGGATAGCATCATTTGCGGTACCTGCACGTTATCCTGGGCCATTCGCGACGTTATCAACGCGGAAGCAAACGCCGACCCGACGCGTCTGAAGCGGCTGGGATGCCGCTTTACCGGCATGGTATTTCCAGGGTCGGACGTAACCATACGCCTTCTCGGCAAGACCGAGCAGGAGGATACGATCACGAACTTCTTTGAGGTCCGCAATCAAGATGGGAAGCGGGCCATCAGCGATGGTTTCGTGGTCATCGCCAAATGA
- the coaE gene encoding dephospho-CoA kinase (Dephospho-CoA kinase (CoaE) performs the final step in coenzyme A biosynthesis.): MRLWGLTGGIGSGKSEVAKLLAAAGIPVLNADAIGHKLLEREGACFKRVVEEFGESVLSAGAVDREKLASLVFANSEARRLLNAILHPQIQSEIALECAKLAEQGHSLAVIEAALLSEGGKKEPFLAGLILVTCPAEIRIQRLMDGRGMPRDEVLRRIAAQTPPESKLALADHVIDNSGELKALEDRVDKLVEELRAQ; the protein is encoded by the coding sequence ATGCGCCTTTGGGGCTTAACGGGCGGAATTGGCAGCGGCAAATCCGAAGTCGCCAAATTACTTGCTGCCGCTGGAATTCCAGTACTAAATGCCGACGCAATTGGTCACAAGCTACTTGAGCGTGAAGGAGCCTGCTTCAAACGTGTAGTCGAAGAGTTTGGCGAATCAGTTCTGTCCGCTGGAGCCGTTGACAGAGAGAAGCTTGCATCTTTGGTATTCGCTAACTCGGAAGCCCGCCGCCTATTGAATGCAATCCTTCATCCTCAGATACAATCGGAAATCGCACTCGAATGCGCTAAACTCGCGGAACAAGGGCATTCTCTGGCGGTCATCGAGGCGGCACTCCTCAGTGAAGGCGGCAAGAAGGAACCCTTTCTGGCCGGCTTGATTCTCGTCACGTGCCCGGCGGAAATTCGCATACAAAGGCTCATGGACGGCCGGGGTATGCCTCGAGACGAAGTGCTGCGCCGCATCGCCGCGCAAACACCCCCGGAAAGCAAGCTTGCGTTGGCAGACCACGTGATAGACAATAGTGGCGAGTTAAAGGCACTTGAGGACCGTGTAGACAAACTGGTCGAGGAATTGCGGGCGCAATGA
- a CDS encoding TIGR02757 family protein — MVGSTSSCGLSPRRGGYSRLREHLEALYSQYNRPEFIHPDPLECVYRFADASDREIVGLIASSLAFGGVKQIVASIGVVLTRLENTPSSISRLSETELRRVCAGFKHRYATGEDLFQLLKGVKNAVAEFGSLNACFMVGYIRGNDTVIPALTAFVSRLRERDPRPRNFLLPIPSDGSACKRLHMYLRWMVRRDAVDPGVWEGISPSQLIVPVDTHMFRMAKLLGFTSRSQGDLRAAQEITAAFAQITPQDPVRYDFALTRLGIRSDTTGYKSLATYRALSQGESAVKARSAE, encoded by the coding sequence ATGGTTGGGTCAACTTCCTCATGCGGCCTTTCGCCAAGGCGCGGAGGATATTCGAGGCTCCGTGAGCACCTTGAGGCGCTCTATTCGCAGTACAATCGCCCGGAGTTCATTCATCCCGATCCCCTGGAATGCGTGTATCGCTTCGCCGACGCGAGCGATCGGGAAATCGTGGGGCTCATTGCGTCGAGTTTGGCATTTGGCGGCGTCAAGCAGATTGTCGCCAGCATAGGTGTCGTTCTGACGCGATTGGAGAACACGCCCTCATCGATTTCCCGCCTTTCCGAGACCGAATTGCGGCGCGTATGTGCCGGTTTTAAGCATCGTTACGCCACGGGTGAGGACCTGTTCCAGCTTCTGAAGGGGGTCAAAAATGCTGTGGCGGAGTTTGGGTCCCTGAATGCTTGCTTTATGGTCGGCTACATTCGGGGCAACGACACCGTGATTCCAGCCCTGACGGCGTTTGTATCGCGTTTAAGGGAGCGCGACCCGCGTCCGCGAAATTTCCTGTTGCCTATTCCATCTGATGGGAGCGCCTGCAAGCGCCTGCACATGTACCTGCGGTGGATGGTCCGCCGCGACGCCGTTGATCCAGGGGTCTGGGAGGGGATATCGCCGAGCCAGCTCATAGTTCCGGTGGATACGCACATGTTCCGCATGGCCAAGTTACTTGGCTTCACCTCACGATCCCAGGGAGACCTCAGGGCTGCTCAGGAGATTACCGCCGCCTTTGCCCAAATCACCCCGCAAGACCCCGTTCGCTACGACTTTGCCTTGACAAGGCTCGGTATCCGATCCGATACTACGGGGTATAAATCCTTGGCAACGTATCGGGCTCTTTCGCAAGGCGAGAGTGCGGTAAAGGCGAGGTCTGCGGAATAG
- the rimI gene encoding ribosomal protein S18-alanine N-acetyltransferase yields MSVSESTALSFVPIEPKHIHALLEIESEAYPEPWTEGMFREEARSYRSHFYVVFMGDLIIGYGGFWLVLDEAHITSVTIRNEYRGIGYGRRLLDFLLAKAVEVGARMATLEVRVSNHRARVLYERAGFRPVGLRKNYYPKTGEDAVVMLKELE; encoded by the coding sequence ATGAGTGTGAGCGAATCCACAGCACTGAGCTTTGTGCCCATTGAACCCAAGCATATTCATGCGCTTCTTGAAATCGAGTCCGAGGCGTACCCAGAGCCTTGGACCGAGGGCATGTTTCGAGAAGAGGCACGCAGCTACCGATCCCATTTCTACGTCGTCTTCATGGGTGATCTGATTATTGGTTACGGTGGATTCTGGCTTGTGCTGGATGAAGCACATATCACAAGCGTCACCATTCGCAACGAATACCGGGGTATCGGGTATGGGCGTCGCTTGCTGGATTTTCTTCTCGCGAAAGCCGTTGAGGTTGGCGCGCGAATGGCGACGCTTGAAGTGCGCGTTTCCAATCATCGGGCACGCGTTCTCTACGAGCGCGCGGGCTTCCGTCCCGTGGGACTTCGTAAGAACTACTATCCCAAGACCGGCGAAGATGCCGTTGTCATGCTCAAGGAACTTGAATAA
- a CDS encoding flippase-like domain-containing protein, translating into MKRTIQIVVSLVLAGVLAWVLFRGVRWSELYASIRKVDLFWLLLLQIPVWASFWLRILRWKYIVRAVHPATFRSMFSATQLGFLVNFIIGLRLGEFVRAIVLSRLSRVTFAKSLALATLDRVSDLIGLLVVMIVAAFAFRPTGDIVVPPGTFGIEQLPPIPATAVQTAGITAAIGLSAILVILVALYLNQGLVFGITRATVGRVSKRLSDWLCSVMEQFAEGLHVFRSASDMLKSTTYSLITWGCFVVALAGYLKAFGLDAPWYAPFVIQAFLAFGVSVPAAPGIGMLVNFSYPIVASLLVVVPNVTLADATALALVAYVCNLLPIIILGIVCLHLEGLSFFELSRESVQAEDAAPEEA; encoded by the coding sequence ATGAAGCGCACTATTCAGATTGTAGTCAGCCTCGTACTCGCGGGCGTGCTTGCGTGGGTATTGTTTCGTGGCGTCCGCTGGTCGGAACTCTACGCTTCCATCCGAAAAGTGGACCTATTCTGGCTCTTGCTCTTGCAGATTCCAGTTTGGGCCAGTTTCTGGCTCCGTATCTTGCGCTGGAAATACATTGTCAGGGCAGTCCACCCTGCTACCTTCCGAAGCATGTTCAGCGCGACCCAGTTGGGATTCCTGGTCAACTTCATCATTGGTCTTCGACTCGGAGAATTCGTTCGGGCAATCGTCTTGTCGCGGTTATCCCGTGTTACGTTTGCCAAGAGTCTTGCCCTAGCAACCTTGGATCGCGTTTCCGACCTCATTGGATTGCTCGTTGTGATGATCGTCGCGGCCTTCGCGTTCCGCCCGACAGGTGATATCGTCGTACCACCAGGAACCTTCGGTATTGAGCAACTCCCCCCCATTCCAGCTACAGCCGTTCAAACTGCAGGTATTACGGCCGCCATCGGGCTTTCCGCGATTCTAGTCATACTTGTCGCGCTCTATCTCAACCAGGGTTTGGTGTTCGGAATCACCCGCGCAACCGTTGGCCGGGTGTCGAAACGCCTTTCCGATTGGCTGTGCTCGGTGATGGAGCAATTCGCCGAAGGACTTCACGTTTTCCGCTCCGCTTCGGACATGCTGAAATCGACGACATATTCACTGATTACGTGGGGGTGTTTCGTCGTGGCACTTGCAGGCTACCTCAAAGCATTCGGTCTGGACGCGCCCTGGTACGCGCCGTTTGTGATTCAGGCCTTTCTGGCGTTTGGCGTGAGTGTACCTGCCGCGCCAGGGATAGGGATGCTGGTGAATTTCTCTTACCCCATTGTTGCCTCGCTATTGGTGGTCGTACCCAATGTCACCTTGGCCGACGCGACGGCGTTGGCCCTAGTCGCCTATGTCTGCAACCTTCTTCCCATCATCATTCTCGGGATTGTCTGCTTGCATCTTGAGGGCCTCAGCTTCTTCGAGTTAAGCAGAGAAAGCGTTCAAGCCGAAGACGCCGCGCCTGAGGAAGCCTGA
- a CDS encoding CocE/NonD family hydrolase, giving the protein MLRIVMTFLLAATISLTAAHAKTKRILIVGDSWAMSLSAENHDGFPASDVFDQTLAENGLADVETQGKVTAWGGRKASQWAKPENLALITQELTAYPSIDIVHLIIGGNDFLTAVQDPAFITKTPEERAAVWDGIKANVKKIVDTCLAVRNTIRVVIADYDYLDPVAAAKFWHFDFHGATVTQLNQWFVELGNKKKEIADATDRCEYLNNWGVLQYWFGAPAKSVTLPGGDINSPMPAGISPDGIHPNDAAHKKLLENAINKFYKGWLKTSVSGVDVDGAVLATDYYLPGAGTYPVILARTPYGKATLGNASSGEARKWLQDGYAFVAQDIRGTNGSTGTGAQLFESDGWGEKRDADATVQWILAQPWCNGKVGTVGFSAPGVTSMLAASACPDLSSQIIENACCDFYSDFVYQGGVFRKSDVMSLPWDNTGTWRSHPSKDTYWNAYDGVAHAPETTSSGFLLTGWFDMFQKGAIEGFMARQHSGAAGATGKQHLVIDPRTHAGGMGQLTFPSSDLPGGRTAARRTFQNYYMKNTGAGLGFTVKYYIMGASDEAGAPGNEWRTANDWPPFPTTARVYRLGTSERLASGEQTLPTGSYTFAFDPANPVPTLGGANLALPAGPMDQRAIGARNDILKFYTEPLAAPLEVTGHVLLRLQISSTAVDTDFTAKLVDVYPDGREMLFLDGIQRVKYRDSFETPSLLTPGTSDDLTIDLWYTSLVFNTGHRIGIHVSSSNFPRFEVNPNNGQDLPDPAKAPLVIANNTVYVGGAHLSALELPIPSSFDQDGDGLSESQENNLGTDPSRADTDADGTQDGSDTFPLNPRGASDSDSDGIGDEWEYRYFGNLSAVDGTSDYDGNGETDLAAFLTDKNPLENIPVAVDRHKVILSLVLLFASIGFGIILQLRKFRLGVAKAGL; this is encoded by the coding sequence ATGCTGCGAATTGTCATGACATTTCTGCTCGCCGCGACGATTTCCCTTACAGCCGCGCACGCAAAAACCAAACGCATCCTCATCGTAGGCGATAGCTGGGCGATGTCCCTCTCGGCGGAAAACCACGACGGCTTCCCTGCAAGTGACGTATTCGACCAGACCCTTGCAGAGAATGGGCTAGCTGATGTTGAGACTCAGGGTAAAGTTACAGCTTGGGGCGGACGCAAGGCATCCCAATGGGCAAAGCCGGAGAACCTGGCGTTAATCACTCAGGAATTGACCGCGTATCCAAGCATTGACATCGTCCATCTCATCATTGGCGGAAACGACTTCCTCACGGCTGTCCAGGATCCCGCATTCATTACGAAGACTCCCGAAGAGCGTGCCGCGGTATGGGACGGAATCAAGGCGAACGTGAAGAAGATTGTGGATACGTGCCTGGCCGTGCGCAACACGATACGTGTTGTGATTGCCGATTACGATTATCTGGACCCTGTTGCGGCAGCCAAATTCTGGCACTTCGATTTTCATGGGGCCACTGTCACACAACTCAACCAATGGTTCGTTGAGCTGGGCAACAAGAAGAAAGAGATAGCAGATGCGACGGACCGCTGCGAGTATCTCAACAATTGGGGCGTTCTTCAGTACTGGTTTGGCGCCCCGGCCAAGTCCGTAACGCTTCCGGGAGGAGACATCAACTCGCCGATGCCCGCTGGGATTTCGCCCGACGGCATACATCCCAACGATGCAGCGCACAAGAAGCTGCTCGAAAATGCCATCAACAAGTTCTACAAGGGCTGGCTCAAAACCAGTGTTTCAGGAGTGGATGTGGATGGGGCTGTCCTCGCCACGGACTACTATCTCCCCGGCGCTGGGACCTATCCCGTCATACTTGCGCGAACGCCCTACGGAAAGGCAACGTTGGGCAACGCAAGCAGCGGTGAGGCGCGAAAGTGGTTGCAGGACGGTTATGCCTTCGTCGCCCAGGATATTCGTGGAACCAACGGGAGTACGGGGACTGGCGCTCAACTTTTCGAGTCGGATGGATGGGGCGAAAAACGCGACGCAGATGCGACGGTACAGTGGATTCTTGCTCAGCCCTGGTGCAACGGAAAGGTTGGTACGGTCGGATTCTCCGCCCCAGGCGTTACGAGCATGCTGGCCGCAAGCGCTTGTCCTGACCTTTCATCGCAAATCATCGAAAACGCCTGCTGCGACTTCTACTCCGACTTTGTGTACCAAGGTGGAGTGTTCAGAAAGTCCGATGTCATGTCCCTCCCATGGGACAATACGGGGACGTGGCGAAGTCATCCATCCAAGGATACGTACTGGAATGCCTACGACGGCGTCGCGCACGCACCAGAGACAACATCGTCGGGCTTCCTGCTCACCGGATGGTTCGACATGTTTCAGAAGGGGGCCATTGAGGGATTTATGGCCCGACAGCACAGCGGCGCTGCCGGCGCGACAGGCAAACAACATCTTGTAATCGATCCCCGAACTCACGCAGGCGGCATGGGACAGTTGACCTTTCCATCAAGCGACTTACCCGGCGGCAGGACGGCTGCACGACGCACTTTTCAAAACTACTACATGAAGAACACCGGAGCGGGTCTCGGCTTTACGGTGAAGTATTACATCATGGGCGCATCGGACGAGGCAGGAGCGCCCGGCAACGAATGGCGGACTGCCAACGATTGGCCGCCCTTTCCGACAACGGCTCGCGTTTACCGGCTGGGCACAAGTGAAAGGCTCGCGAGCGGCGAGCAAACGCTTCCCACAGGCTCGTATACATTTGCGTTTGATCCCGCGAACCCGGTGCCAACCTTGGGAGGAGCTAACCTTGCCTTGCCTGCTGGGCCTATGGACCAACGGGCAATTGGCGCACGAAATGACATCCTCAAATTCTACACAGAGCCGCTTGCCGCTCCCCTGGAAGTGACGGGGCATGTGCTTCTTCGACTGCAAATTTCTTCCACCGCGGTAGACACCGACTTTACGGCGAAGCTTGTCGATGTCTACCCCGACGGAAGAGAAATGCTCTTCTTGGACGGTATTCAACGGGTCAAATACCGCGATTCGTTCGAGACACCCTCACTTCTGACTCCAGGCACGTCCGACGATTTGACCATCGACCTGTGGTACACCAGCCTGGTCTTCAACACGGGGCATCGCATTGGAATTCACGTATCAAGCAGCAACTTTCCGAGGTTTGAGGTCAATCCCAATAACGGACAGGATCTTCCAGACCCTGCGAAAGCACCGCTGGTTATAGCCAACAACACGGTATATGTCGGAGGTGCTCACCTGAGCGCGCTCGAACTGCCGATCCCGTCCAGCTTCGATCAAGATGGTGACGGTTTAAGCGAATCGCAAGAGAACAATCTCGGGACCGATCCGTCGCGAGCTGACACGGATGCTGACGGTACGCAGGATGGTTCCGACACATTTCCCTTGAATCCAAGAGGAGCCTCGGACAGCGACAGCGACGGAATCGGCGACGAATGGGAATACCGGTACTTCGGTAACCTCAGTGCAGTCGATGGGACATCGGATTACGATGGGAACGGAGAAACCGATCTCGCCGCTTTCTTGACGGACAAGAATCCACTTGAGAACATCCCGGTGGCAGTCGACCGGCACAAGGTCATTCTAAGTCTAGTTCTCCTATTTGCGAGTATCGGATTCGGAATCATCCTGCAACTCCGCAAGTTCAGACTCGGGGTCGCCAAAGCAGGTCTCTGA